TGCGGCCGCACTGCGTGGCAAAAGCGGTGCCTTCCACGATACGGCCATACGGCGGACGGCCCAAAACTCCTGGGTGGGGCGGGCGGGGCTACTGCTGTGCGGCTGCACCGCCCCCTGAGGGGCCGAGCCAGCCGAGCCGGCGCAGCGGGATGATCTGCCGCGCCAGCACGTGGAGGGGCTTGGCCGCCAGGACGAAGTGGTCGCCGATGGTACTGAGCACCTCGTTCAGCCCCGTCCGGTGCGCCATCTCCTCGAGAGCCGCCCGGTGGTACAACTCCGTTCCGAGCCGGACGTACTCCTCGAACTCCCTCCGGCGCCGCTGGCGGAGGAAAGCCGGCGAAGGGCCGCCGCGCCACCGAGCCTGCACGGGGGCGTTCACGTACTCGGGGAAGAGCCCGACCAGGAAGAGGCTGACGTCGGCGGCCCGCTTGTAGACGGCGAAGCGCTGGGAGGGGTCCACGAGTTCAACAGCGGCGAGAAGGTCGTCGATGTCCATGTCGGAGAGCACCCACCGCTGGTACGTGGCGCCGCGGCGCACCACGAAGGTGCGGAGTTCGGTCCGGACGAAGCTTGCCAGCATGTCGGCGAGGTATCCCAGCACCTGTGGCTGTTCCACCAGCCGTACGGCCGGACCGGCGTCGAAGACGGGCAGGGTTCCCCCAGGGCCTGGCTCCATGGTGAAGGAGACCTGCTTCAACATCCGGCGGGCCCGCCGCAAAAGCACCGTGAAGAGCAGCTGCGGCGACACCTTGAGCAGGATCTCGTCGTCGGAGGCCATGCGCTGGTACAGGCGGTCGTCTTCCAGGAGGATCTCCAGGAAGTCCGGCTTGTCCCGGATGATCTCCCGGATGCGGTCGTAGTCGGTTCGCCGGGTGGAGGTGGTGCGCACGATGAACTCGAGATCCCGGTCGGTGAGCCACCGGCTCGGATCGCCCGACGGGGCGGGACGGGTTGCCATCCAGTTCCAGGGCACGCTTGAACGCTCCCCCTCTTCCCCTTATATTGTAGGCTGTTGTCGCAAGCGTGCTGGAAAAGCCCGCGAAAGGAGCTGACCAGGCCCGGTGAGCCGTCCAGAAGAGCGCCAGGTATTCACGCGGCTGGTGGGTGCAGAGCGCACGATGGCACGGGACGGGCGATCCGAGGTTCGCCTGGCCATCCGGCCCCACCACAAGAACGAACTGGGCATTGTGCACGGGGGCGTGCTGATGGCCCTGGCCGACGAGGCCATCGGGCTGGCCGCGTACAGCGCGGTAGGGGCCGGCACCGCGGTGGTCACCGCCGAACTCCACGTTCACTTCCTGCTGCCGGTTCGCGACGGGCTCCTGGTAGCTCGCGGGCAGGTGTGGCGGGCCGGCCGGCGCCTGGTCACGGGCGAGGCGGTCATCGAGCTGGTGGACGCGGCAGGAGCGGACGCGGCGGCAGGACCAGAGGGCCGCGCGCCTGCGGATGGTTGGCCTGCCGGCCGTTCGGCGGTGATCGTGGCCCGCGCCGACGGGACGTGGGCGACGGTTACGCCGGACGTTCCACTGCCGTAGAGGGCGCCTCCTGCTCCCGCAGGGCCCGGCGCAGCACTTTCCCGACCAGAGTCTTGGGGAGTTCGTCGCGAAACTCGAACTGGCGCGGCACCTTGTAGGCGGCGAGCCGTTCCCGGCAGAACGCGGCGAGCTGGTCGGCGGTGGCGCTCTGCCCTTCCTTGAGCACCACGTACGCCTTCACGGTCTCGCCGCGGTAGGGGTCGCCCACGCCGACCACCGCCACCTCTTTCACGGCGGGATGCTCGTAGAGGGCGTCCTCCACCTCTCGCGGGTAGATGTTGTACCCGCCGGCGATGATCATGTCTTTCTTGCGGTCGACGATGTAGAAGTAACCGTCCTCGTCCATGCGGGCAAGGTCCCCGGTCAGGAGCCACCCGTCCTGCGTCAGCACGGCCGCCGTCTCGTCCGGTCGGCGCCAGTATCCCTTCATCACCTGCGGCCCCCGCACGGCCAGTTCCCCCACCACGCCCGGCGGAAGCACCTCACCGGTTGCCGGATCCACGACGCGGGCCTCGGTGTCGGGCCAGGGCAGGCCGATGCTGCCGGGGCGCCGTTCTCCCCAGATGGGGTTGGCGTGTGTGACGGGCGACGCCTCGGTCAGCCCGTACCCTTCGATGAGCCGGCCACCGGTGATGCGCTCGAATGTCTCCTGGACGGCCGGCGGCAGGGGCGCCGCGCCGCTGACGCACGCCTCGATGGAGTCGAGCCGGTACCGGCTCACGTCCGGCAGGTTGTTGATGGCCACGTACATGGTCGGCACCCCGGGAAAGAGCTTGGGCCGGTAGCGCTGCACCAGCTTCACGGCCTCGCGCGCTTCGAAGCGGGGCATGAGGATCATGGTGGTGCCGCTCATGACCGAGAAGTTGAGGACCGTGGTGAGCCCGTAAACGTGGAAGAACGGCAGCGCGGCCAGCACCGTGGTGGCCTGACCCTTGAACCGGTAAAGCCACGCCTCGATCTGGGTGCAGTTGGCGGCCAGATTGAAGTGGGTCAGCATGACCCCCTTGCTCGTGCCGGTGGTGCCGCCCGTGTACTGCAGCAGGGCCGGGTGCTCTTCGGCGTCGACGGGGTAGGGCCCGCCCTGGGGCGGGGAGTTGAGGAGTTCCCGGAAACGGTGAAGGCGCACGCCCTGCGGGAAGGCGGCCGGCCCTGCCGGCGCCTGGTGCGGCCCGGCGCGGCGGCGAGCCTTGCGTGCGTCGGCAGCCTGCTTGATGGGGTACAAGAGCCGCAGGTGCAGCGGGAGGTAGTCCGCAATCGAGGTCGAGATGACGTGCCGCAGCCCCACGTCGGCGGCGACCTGAGCCAGCCTGGCAAGCAAGAGGTCCAGGACGACGGCCACGCCGAGATCGGCGTCCTTGAGCTGATGGCGGAGTTCCCTGGGCGTGTACAGAGGGTTGGTCATCACCACGGTGGCGCCGAGCCACAGCGCTGCGTAGTAGGCGATGACGGCCTGCGGCGTGTTGGGAAGGATGATGGCCACGCGATCCTTGGGCCGCACGCCCAGGCTCGCCAGCCCTCCTGCAAAACGCCGCACCTGGTCGTAAAGCTGGGCGTAAGTGATGGCAGCGCCGTAGAAGACGGTGGCCGGGCGCTGCGGGTAACGCCGGGCCGAAGTCTCAAGCCACGAGGCCAGGTTGATCCTGGGGTAGGTGAGGCGGGCCGGTACCTCGGGCGGGTACCGGCGAAGCCAGGGACGCTCCTTGTAAGCGTTTTCCACGTCCATGGCAAGACCCCCCATCCGGGTATCCGGT
The Bacillota bacterium DNA segment above includes these coding regions:
- a CDS encoding PaaI family thioesterase, with translation MSRPEERQVFTRLVGAERTMARDGRSEVRLAIRPHHKNELGIVHGGVLMALADEAIGLAAYSAVGAGTAVVTAELHVHFLLPVRDGLLVARGQVWRAGRRLVTGEAVIELVDAAGADAAAGPEGRAPADGWPAGRSAVIVARADGTWATVTPDVPLP
- a CDS encoding long-chain fatty acid--CoA ligase, which gives rise to MDVENAYKERPWLRRYPPEVPARLTYPRINLASWLETSARRYPQRPATVFYGAAITYAQLYDQVRRFAGGLASLGVRPKDRVAIILPNTPQAVIAYYAALWLGATVVMTNPLYTPRELRHQLKDADLGVAVVLDLLLARLAQVAADVGLRHVISTSIADYLPLHLRLLYPIKQAADARKARRRAGPHQAPAGPAAFPQGVRLHRFRELLNSPPQGGPYPVDAEEHPALLQYTGGTTGTSKGVMLTHFNLAANCTQIEAWLYRFKGQATTVLAALPFFHVYGLTTVLNFSVMSGTTMILMPRFEAREAVKLVQRYRPKLFPGVPTMYVAINNLPDVSRYRLDSIEACVSGAAPLPPAVQETFERITGGRLIEGYGLTEASPVTHANPIWGERRPGSIGLPWPDTEARVVDPATGEVLPPGVVGELAVRGPQVMKGYWRRPDETAAVLTQDGWLLTGDLARMDEDGYFYIVDRKKDMIIAGGYNIYPREVEDALYEHPAVKEVAVVGVGDPYRGETVKAYVVLKEGQSATADQLAAFCRERLAAYKVPRQFEFRDELPKTLVGKVLRRALREQEAPSTAVERPA